A region of the Dyadobacter sp. CECT 9275 genome:
CTCTCAAAAATTTCGGCGATATCCGGCTGGAACGATCCGATCGCCTTTTTAAAGGCGTTGATATTCCAGACAAAAATTCCGGCATTCCAGACAAAGTCTCCGCTTTCCAGAAATTTTATGGCCAAGTCCAGGTGTGGTTTTTCGGTAAACGATTTTACACGTTTGATCGTGAGTTTATCAGGTATATACTGAATGTAACCATATCCCGTGTCGGGTCTTGTAGGCTGTATCCCCAGCGTCACCAGGATATCTTCGTTCCTGGTGGCACCAAGTGCGATCCTGATGGTATCCTTAAAAGTTTCTTCTTTCAGAATGATATGATCGGCCGGAGCCACAACTACGTTAGCGGCCGGATCTCTGGCTGCTATTTTGTAACACGCATAAGCAATACAGGGTGCTGTATTACGCCTGTGAGGTTCCAGCAGGATCTGGTCGTCCGTAAGGGCAGGCAGTTGCTCTTTCACCAGTTCCTTATATTCCTGACTTGTAACAATATATACATTTTCTACTGGGCAAACCCCCTCGAAACGATCAACCGTTTGTTGTAAAAGCGTTCGTCCCGTCCCCAAAACATCGTGAAACTGTTTTGGAAAGTTAGTCCTGCTAAATGGCCAGAACCTCGAACCCACTCCCCCAGCCATTATAATTACATACGTATTTTGCATTGTGGAAATATTTGTTGCTATCAAACCAATAATACAAAGCTAAACATTAAAGTTTTACCATCACTCCCTTCCCCATACCCTCAGCCTGCGAAAATCTATTTATTCACTGACACTCCCGAAAAAAGTACCGATCAGGTATTGAACCGGGCAAAAGTTCTTCCCGTAATAACTTCCTAAATGATGCTGCATCCAACATTCCACATTTAAGTGATGATTCAAAGAAATTATTGAAATATAAGACGAATATTTTGTTAAAACATCTAACTTGCTGCGTACAACTTCAACAACTACCAACCATGTATGCTACATTTTTAAAACTGCTGATGATCCTGCCACTGCTTCTGTTTGGCGGGCTGTCTTACGGACAAATAACGCTTACCGGTACCGTAACGGAAGAATCTACAAATGAGCCGCTTATCGGAGTAAACCTTCAGATCAAAGGCAAAGTTATCGGGACAACAAGTAATGCACACGGTCATTTCAGTTTCACAAGTTCCACACTACCTCCTTTCGTACTCGTCGTATCCTCGGTAGGGTTTGCAACCCAGGAAATAAATATTTCCGCCGGACAGACCAACGTTGACATCAAGATGAAGGAACAGGCCGTTCTGGGGCGGGAGCTGATTGTTTCAGCATCCAGGGTCGAAGAAAGTGTGATGAAGTCACCGGTTTCGATTGAGAAGATCGATATCCGGACCATTCGTGAGACGCCGCAGGCCTCCTTTTACGACGCGTTACAAAACCTGAAAGGTATTGAAATGAGTACCCAGTCGCTCACATTCCGGTCCGTAAGTACCAGGGGGTTTGGTGCCAACGGAAATACGCGGGTTGTTCAGATGATCGATGGCATGGATAACCAGGCACCAGGTCTGAACTTCCCAGTCGGCAACATTGCAGGTATGCCGGAGCTGGATGTCGAAAGTGTGGAAGTACTTCCTGGCGCCGCCTCTGCGTTATACGGCCCCAATGCCATAAACGGCATCATCCTGATGAACAGCAAGTCGCCTTTTACCTATCAGGGATTGAGTGCTTATGGGAAAACCGGAATCATGTCTGCCTCTAACAGAGATCAAAAAAACACCCCTTTCTACGACTTCGGGATCCGTTATGCCAAAGCTTTCAACAACAAAATAGCTTTTAAGGTAAACGCCTCCTATCTGACTGCAAAAGACTGGCAGGCAACAGATTACCGGGACCAAAGCCTGCTGAACGGCACTACGCTTGAAAACAATAATATGAACGTCATGAAAAATCCCAGGTATGACGGAGTCAATTATTTTGGTGATGCGGACGTAGGTGCAAATGTTTACAACGTATTGTATGCAAACGGGTTACCCGGAGATGGAACCAACGGCACTTCTGGTGCACTTGGAATTATTTATTCCACCAAAATTCCCCAGGCCGGGAATATTACGCTTCCTCAGCTGCTGGGCGGGCAAACCCCTCAGGACCAATTGCGGATTGCCCGGGATATATTTGGCAAAGTAGTTCCGCAGTATTACCTCAGCGCACCCGGCTATGCAGAGAATTCACTTACCAACTATCCCGCCA
Encoded here:
- a CDS encoding mannose-1-phosphate guanylyltransferase, which codes for MQNTYVIIMAGGVGSRFWPFSRTNFPKQFHDVLGTGRTLLQQTVDRFEGVCPVENVYIVTSQEYKELVKEQLPALTDDQILLEPHRRNTAPCIAYACYKIAARDPAANVVVAPADHIILKEETFKDTIRIALGATRNEDILVTLGIQPTRPDTGYGYIQYIPDKLTIKRVKSFTEKPHLDLAIKFLESGDFVWNAGIFVWNINAFKKAIGSFQPDIAEIFESGIPHYYQDSEEAFIGRAYQHCGSISIDNGIMEKAENVHVVLSSFGWSDLGTWKSLYEVSEKDENQNVTDGNLLLYNTTNSIIKTPKDKLVVINGLDGFIVAEYDGVLLICRKEDEQKVKEFVNEAKELDPKYV